Genomic DNA from Flavobacterium sp. N502540:
ACAGAAACTCGTAAAGACATTATTATGGCTACGGGGCGTTCAGATTTTCCTAATCAGGTAAATAACGTTCTTGGATTTCCATATATTTTTAGAGGAGCATTAGACGTACGTGCTACAAAAATTAACGAAGCGATGAAAATGGCTGCTGTAAAAGCATTAGCTATTTTGGCAAAAGAGCCAGTACCGGAGCAGGTTAACGTAGCATACGGAGCAACAAAATTAGGTTTCGGACAAGAGTATATCATTCCTAAACCATTTGATCCTAGATTGATTACCGTGGTTGCACCTGCAGTTGCAAGAGCAGCAATGGAATCCGGAGTAGCAAAAAATCCTATTACAGACTGGGCAGCATACGAAGATGTGCTTCGCGAGCGTATGGGGAACGACAATAAAATGGTACGTTTGATTACCAACCGTGCTAAAGTAAGTCCAAAAAGAATTGTTTTTGCAGAAGCAGATCAGTTAAACGTACTTAAAGCAGCACAGATTGTACACGAAGATGGAATTGGTCATCCAATTTTATTAGGAAACAAAGAAGTCATTTTAGAACTTAAGGAAGAATTAGGTTTTGATGCTGAACTTGAGATTATTGATCCTAAAACCAATGAAGAAGAAGGAAGACGTAACCGATTTGCTAATTCTTATTGGGAAACAAGAGGAAGAAGAGGAGTTTCGTTATTAGATTCACAAAAATTCATGCGCGAAAGAAACTATTTTGCCGCAATGATGGTGAACGAAGGAGAAGCAGATGCTTTGGTAACAGGTCATACAAGAAGTTATCCGACTGTTGTGAAACCAATGCTACAATTGATTGAAAAGGCACCGGGAGCTTCATTAGTAGCTACAGCCAATATGATGTTGACTTCTCGTGGACCAATGTTCTTGTCAGACACAGCAATCAACATCAATCCTTCAACAGAAGATTTGATTAACATTGCGATCATGACAGCTAAAACGGCTAAAATGTTTGGTGTAGAGCCTGTTATTGCAATGGTTTCTTATTCAAATTTCGGGTCTTCAACAAGTCCAAGTGCTTCAAAAGTGAGAGAAGCAGTAGCTTACTTGCATAAAAACCATCCGGAAATGATTGTTGACGGAGAAATTCAGGCAGATTTTGCTTTAAATCAGGAAATGCTTGCAGAAAAATTCCCTTTCTCAAAATTAGCAGGTAAGAAAGTGAATACCTTGATTTTCCCTAATTTAGATTCAGCTAACATTACTTATAAATTGCTAAAAGAACTTTATAAAGTAAATTCTATTGGACCAATTATGATGGGAATGGGTAAACCGGTTCACATTTTCCAATTAGGAGCAAGCGTTGAAGAAATGGTAAATATGGCTGCAATTGCAGTTATTGACGCTCAGGAAAAAGAAAGTAAAAAGATTAAATTAGCGAAATAGTAGAAATAATTAAGGTCAAATAATAATGTCGTATTTTTAATGCATTTTTGTTATATTTGACCTTAATAAATTATACTATGATAGCACATTTACAGGGGAAATTAGTAGAGAAAAATCCAACAGATGTCGTAATTGAGTGTGGCGGAGTGGGGTACCAGGTAAACATTTCTTTGCATACCTTTTCATTAATTCCCAATGTAGAAAATATAAAATTGTATACGCATCTTCAAATTAAAGAAGATGCGCATACATTATTTGGTTTTGTAGAAAAATCAGAGCGCGAAATATTCAGAATGTTATTGTCGGTTTCAGGAATTGGTGCAAACATTGCCAGAACCATGTTGTCATCAATAGAACCAAGACAAATTATCAATGCTATCGCCTCAGGAGACGTAGGCGTAATCCAGTCCATAAAAGGAATTGGGAACAAAACAGCACAAAGAGTTATACTAGATTTAAAAGAAAAAGTGTTAAAATTGTACGATTTGGACGAAGTTTCGGTTGTTCAAAACAATACAAATCGAGATGAAGCGTTATCTGCTTTGGAGGTTTTAGGTTTTGTTCGTAAAACTTCTGAAAAAGTAGTAGAGAAAATCGTAAAAGAAGACCCGGAAGCTACGGTGGAAACCATCATCAAAAAAGCATTAAAAAGCCTATAAAACCAATTTATTTAAACCAACTAGTATGCGTAAAATTTGTATTTTTTTACTGTTTTTATTTTGCGGTAATGTTTTGC
This window encodes:
- a CDS encoding NADP-dependent malic enzyme, with protein sequence MNKESKRREALLYHSEPTPGKIQVVPTKKYATQRDLSLAYSPGVAEPCLDIAANVEDVYKYTAKGNLVAVISNGTAVLGLGDIGPEASKPVMEGKGLLFKIFSDIDVFDIEIGTKDIEEFIQTVKNIAPTFGGINLEDIKAPESFEIERRLVEELDIPVMHDDQHGTAIISSAALINALELAGKKAEDVKVVVSGAGSAAIACTDLYVLLGVQVKNIKMFNSKGLLTKDNSSLSELQLKYAVDGAKIDLAEAVKGADVFIGLSSGGILSPEMLLTMNENPIVFAMANPNPEIDYNLATETRKDIIMATGRSDFPNQVNNVLGFPYIFRGALDVRATKINEAMKMAAVKALAILAKEPVPEQVNVAYGATKLGFGQEYIIPKPFDPRLITVVAPAVARAAMESGVAKNPITDWAAYEDVLRERMGNDNKMVRLITNRAKVSPKRIVFAEADQLNVLKAAQIVHEDGIGHPILLGNKEVILELKEELGFDAELEIIDPKTNEEEGRRNRFANSYWETRGRRGVSLLDSQKFMRERNYFAAMMVNEGEADALVTGHTRSYPTVVKPMLQLIEKAPGASLVATANMMLTSRGPMFLSDTAININPSTEDLINIAIMTAKTAKMFGVEPVIAMVSYSNFGSSTSPSASKVREAVAYLHKNHPEMIVDGEIQADFALNQEMLAEKFPFSKLAGKKVNTLIFPNLDSANITYKLLKELYKVNSIGPIMMGMGKPVHIFQLGASVEEMVNMAAIAVIDAQEKESKKIKLAK
- the ruvA gene encoding Holliday junction branch migration protein RuvA; its protein translation is MIAHLQGKLVEKNPTDVVIECGGVGYQVNISLHTFSLIPNVENIKLYTHLQIKEDAHTLFGFVEKSEREIFRMLLSVSGIGANIARTMLSSIEPRQIINAIASGDVGVIQSIKGIGNKTAQRVILDLKEKVLKLYDLDEVSVVQNNTNRDEALSALEVLGFVRKTSEKVVEKIVKEDPEATVETIIKKALKSL